One Sagittula stellata E-37 genomic window carries:
- the hemE gene encoding uroporphyrinogen decarboxylase encodes MTKTLLRALAGETLPTPPIWMMRQAGRYLPEYKATRAEAGDFLSLCYNPDLAAEVTLQPIRRYGFDAAILFADILLLPQALGADLWFVTGEGPRLSTITSDADFDKLGRGEMIHDTLSPVYETVKILRKTLPEEVTLIGFAGAPWTVATYMIAGRGTPDQGPAHALKAENRALFEKIIDRLTEGTIDYLTEQVKAGAEVVKIFDSWAGSLKGDDFDRYALEPARIITQELKSRFPGLPVIAFPRQAGDKYIGFHAATGADCVAIDDSVTPEWAAEHVQPGGCVQGNLANTHLVTGGDALVEETQRVVRAFSKGPHIFNLGHGITPDADPENVQIMIDAVRAVRSA; translated from the coding sequence ATGACCAAGACCCTGCTGCGCGCGCTTGCCGGAGAGACGCTGCCGACCCCGCCGATCTGGATGATGCGGCAGGCGGGCCGCTACCTGCCGGAATACAAGGCCACGCGCGCCGAGGCCGGGGACTTCCTGTCGCTGTGCTACAATCCGGACCTTGCCGCCGAGGTGACCCTGCAGCCGATCCGGCGCTACGGCTTCGACGCGGCGATCCTGTTCGCCGACATCCTGCTGCTGCCGCAGGCGCTGGGGGCGGACCTGTGGTTCGTCACCGGAGAGGGGCCGCGGCTGTCGACGATCACGTCGGATGCGGATTTCGACAAGCTGGGACGTGGCGAGATGATCCACGACACGCTGTCGCCGGTCTACGAGACGGTGAAGATCCTGCGCAAGACCCTGCCCGAAGAGGTCACGCTGATCGGTTTCGCCGGGGCGCCGTGGACGGTGGCCACCTACATGATCGCCGGGCGCGGCACGCCCGATCAGGGGCCCGCGCATGCGTTGAAGGCCGAGAACCGGGCACTGTTCGAGAAGATCATCGACCGGCTGACCGAGGGCACCATCGACTACCTGACCGAACAGGTGAAGGCCGGCGCCGAGGTGGTGAAGATATTCGACAGCTGGGCCGGGTCGCTCAAGGGTGACGACTTCGACCGCTATGCGCTGGAGCCCGCGCGGATCATCACGCAAGAGCTGAAGTCGCGCTTTCCCGGGCTGCCGGTCATCGCCTTCCCGCGTCAGGCGGGGGACAAGTACATCGGCTTCCACGCGGCGACGGGGGCCGACTGCGTGGCCATCGACGACAGCGTGACGCCGGAGTGGGCGGCAGAGCATGTGCAGCCGGGCGGCTGTGTGCAGGGCAACCTGGCCAACACGCACCTTGTCACCGGCGGCGATGCGCTGGTCGAAGAGACGCAGCGCGTGGTGCGGGCGTTCTCGAAAGGGCCGCACATCTTCAACCTTGGCCACGGGATCACGCCGGACGCCGATCCGGAGAACGTGCAGATCATGATCGACGCGGTGCGCGCGGTGCGCAGCGCCTGA
- a CDS encoding DUF1127 domain-containing protein, translating to MAAYETTRHHAATGSAARIGTMFTTAVGAFAAWNDTRQTRKALASLTDRELDDIGLHRGDIDAVTRRF from the coding sequence ATGGCCGCATACGAAACCACCCGCCACCACGCCGCCACGGGCTCCGCCGCCCGCATTGGCACCATGTTCACCACGGCCGTCGGCGCCTTCGCCGCATGGAACGACACGCGTCAGACCCGCAAGGCGCTGGCATCGCTGACCGACCGTGAACTCGACGACATCGGCCTGCACCGCGGCGACATCGACGCCGTAACCCGCCGCTTCTAA
- the ruvA gene encoding Holliday junction branch migration protein RuvA, with the protein MIGRIAGQIVYRGEDHVLIDVRGVGYVVYCTDRVLASLGRPGEFAALYTDLLVREDLLQLFGFPTLVEKEWFRLLMSVQGVGAKASLAILGALGADGVSRALALGDWNAVKAAKGIGPKTAQRVVNELKDKAPMVMAMGVGASPPPPLSDAPDEVVETAARPPAAPPAPVASAQAEALSALGNLGYGPGEAAGAVAQAAGEDGSLDTAGLIRAALKLLAPKG; encoded by the coding sequence ATGATCGGACGGATTGCCGGACAGATCGTGTACCGCGGCGAGGATCACGTGCTGATCGACGTGCGCGGCGTCGGCTATGTCGTATATTGCACCGACCGTGTGCTGGCGTCCCTCGGCCGTCCCGGAGAGTTCGCCGCGCTCTATACCGATCTTCTGGTGCGCGAGGATCTGCTGCAGCTTTTCGGCTTTCCGACGCTGGTGGAGAAGGAGTGGTTCCGCCTGCTGATGTCCGTGCAGGGCGTGGGCGCCAAGGCCTCCCTTGCGATCCTCGGCGCGCTTGGCGCGGACGGCGTATCGCGGGCGCTGGCGCTGGGAGACTGGAACGCGGTGAAGGCGGCGAAGGGCATCGGTCCCAAGACGGCGCAGCGCGTGGTGAACGAACTGAAGGACAAGGCGCCGATGGTCATGGCCATGGGCGTGGGCGCATCCCCGCCCCCGCCGCTGTCGGATGCGCCCGACGAGGTGGTCGAAACCGCCGCCCGCCCGCCTGCCGCGCCGCCCGCCCCCGTGGCCTCGGCCCAGGCAGAGGCGCTTTCCGCGCTCGGCAACCTCGGATATGGACCGGGCGAGGCGGCTGGCGCCGTGGCGCAGGCGGCAGGCGAGGACGGATCGCTGGACACCGCGGGCCTGATCCGCGCGGCCTTGAAGCTGTTGGCGCCCAAGGGGTGA
- a CDS encoding YeeE/YedE family protein, with the protein MDIVPLIDRIGESPTAALFGLVTGVIFGIAAQRSRFCLRAATVEFARGMMQDKVAVWLLTFSTAVVWVQGGQLLGLLDTTEARMMAVTGSWSGAIVGGLIFGAGMVLARGCSGRLLVLAATGNLRSVVSGLIFAVTAQMSLTGWLAPLRDRIAALWITSGGRNMDLLTALHLPREAGLVIGLAIALVALELSRRNRIGFTRLVFASGVGFAAAVGYGLTYMLSQSAFEPVQIESLTFTGPSANTLMFFLDRTSVLEFDVGLVPGVVLGSFLAALFAKELKFQGFEGPTPMRNAMIGAVMMGFGGMLAGGCAIGAGVSGGSIFAGTAWLALFCMWIGGMSMDAILGGRGQPAHV; encoded by the coding sequence ATGGACATCGTTCCGCTGATCGACCGGATCGGAGAATCCCCGACCGCCGCCCTCTTCGGCCTCGTGACCGGCGTGATCTTCGGCATCGCCGCGCAACGGTCCCGTTTTTGCCTGCGTGCCGCGACGGTCGAATTCGCGCGCGGCATGATGCAGGACAAGGTGGCCGTCTGGCTGCTGACCTTCTCCACCGCCGTGGTCTGGGTGCAGGGTGGGCAACTGTTGGGCCTGCTCGACACGACAGAGGCCCGCATGATGGCCGTCACCGGAAGCTGGTCGGGCGCCATCGTCGGTGGACTGATCTTCGGCGCGGGCATGGTGCTGGCGCGCGGTTGTTCAGGTCGCCTTCTGGTGCTGGCGGCGACGGGCAACCTGCGCTCCGTCGTTTCGGGACTGATTTTCGCCGTTACCGCGCAGATGAGCCTGACCGGCTGGCTCGCACCGCTCCGCGACCGGATCGCCGCGCTCTGGATCACCTCGGGCGGGCGCAACATGGACCTGCTGACGGCATTGCACCTGCCCCGCGAGGCGGGACTGGTGATCGGCCTTGCCATCGCGCTCGTCGCGCTGGAACTGAGCCGCCGCAACCGCATCGGTTTCACGCGGCTGGTCTTCGCCTCCGGCGTGGGGTTTGCAGCGGCGGTGGGCTACGGGCTGACCTACATGCTTTCGCAATCGGCGTTTGAGCCGGTCCAGATCGAAAGCCTGACCTTCACCGGCCCCTCGGCCAACACCCTGATGTTCTTCCTCGACCGCACATCGGTGCTGGAATTCGACGTCGGGCTGGTGCCGGGCGTCGTGCTGGGGTCGTTCCTGGCGGCCCTTTTTGCCAAGGAACTGAAGTTCCAGGGCTTCGAAGGTCCCACGCCCATGCGCAACGCCATGATCGGCGCTGTGATGATGGGCTTTGGCGGGATGCTCGCCGGCGGTTGCGCCATCGGGGCGGGCGTCTCGGGGGGCTCGATCTTTGCCGGGACCGCATGGCTTGCGCTGTTCTGCATGTGGATCGGCGGGATGAGCATGGACGCCATCCTCGGCGGTCGCGGCCAGCCGGCACACGTCTGA
- the ruvC gene encoding crossover junction endodeoxyribonuclease RuvC, translating into MRVLGIDPGLRHLGWGVIEVDGSRLRHVANGICDSEGTDLALRLLSLHDQLTRVFEAYAPDEAAIEKTFVNKDAVGTLKLGQARGVALLVPAQFGLSIGEYAPNQVKKTVVGVGHADKNQILHMVKMQLPGCQPVGPDAADALAIAICHAHQSGVQRMKVRA; encoded by the coding sequence ATGCGGGTATTGGGCATTGATCCGGGGTTGCGGCACCTCGGATGGGGGGTCATCGAGGTCGACGGCAGCCGCCTGAGGCACGTGGCCAACGGCATTTGCGATTCGGAAGGCACCGATCTGGCGTTGCGGCTGTTGTCGCTGCATGACCAGCTGACGCGGGTCTTCGAGGCTTACGCGCCGGACGAGGCCGCCATCGAGAAGACATTCGTCAACAAGGACGCGGTCGGCACGCTGAAGCTGGGGCAGGCGCGGGGTGTCGCGCTGCTGGTGCCGGCGCAGTTCGGCCTGTCCATCGGAGAATACGCGCCAAACCAAGTCAAGAAGACGGTGGTCGGCGTCGGTCACGCGGACAAGAACCAGATCCTGCACATGGTGAAGATGCAGTTGCCCGGCTGTCAGCCGGTCGGCCCGGACGCGGCGGACGCGCTGGCCATCGCAATCTGCCACGCGCATCAGTCCGGCGTCCAACGCATGAAGGTGCGGGCATGA
- a CDS encoding 50S ribosomal protein L11 methyltransferase, with the protein MMPTWTAFTKIDDKTRAEALGEAMEELDPEPTGVGVFEIEDGSGLWEIGGYFIEEPNEVELALLSAAFHARGFVVSEVPDTDWVDKVRRELTPVVAGRFFVYGSHDADKIPEGSEPLLIEAAMAFGTGHHGTTQGCLEALDRLAGEGFVGRNVADVGCGTAVLAMGAARIWPETVVASDIDEVAVEVAEANVRANALEDRVICVEAAGFENDVLHERAPYDLVFANILKQPLIDLAPSMNAHLADGGYAILSGILTRQADEVAEAYAAQGISEVNRTTIGDWVTLLLRK; encoded by the coding sequence ATGATGCCGACCTGGACCGCCTTCACCAAGATCGACGACAAGACCCGCGCCGAGGCGTTGGGCGAGGCGATGGAAGAGCTCGATCCGGAACCCACGGGTGTCGGCGTCTTCGAGATCGAGGACGGCTCGGGCCTGTGGGAAATCGGCGGTTACTTCATCGAGGAACCCAACGAGGTGGAGCTGGCGCTTCTGTCCGCGGCCTTCCATGCGCGGGGCTTTGTCGTGTCCGAAGTGCCGGACACCGACTGGGTCGACAAGGTGCGCCGCGAACTGACGCCGGTGGTTGCGGGGCGGTTCTTCGTCTACGGCAGCCATGATGCGGACAAGATTCCCGAAGGGTCGGAACCCCTGCTGATCGAGGCGGCGATGGCCTTCGGCACCGGGCACCACGGTACGACGCAGGGCTGCCTTGAGGCCTTGGACAGGCTGGCGGGAGAAGGCTTTGTCGGCCGCAACGTAGCAGACGTCGGTTGCGGCACCGCCGTTCTTGCGATGGGGGCCGCGCGCATCTGGCCGGAAACCGTTGTGGCGTCGGATATCGACGAGGTTGCCGTCGAGGTGGCAGAGGCCAACGTGCGTGCCAACGCGCTTGAGGACCGGGTGATCTGCGTCGAGGCTGCGGGATTCGAGAACGACGTTCTGCACGAGCGCGCGCCCTATGACCTGGTGTTCGCCAACATCCTCAAGCAGCCGCTGATCGACCTGGCCCCGTCCATGAACGCGCATCTGGCGGACGGCGGTTACGCGATTCTGTCGGGTATCCTGACCCGGCAGGCCGACGAAGTCGCCGAGGCCTACGCGGCACAGGGAATCTCCGAGGTGAACCGCACGACGATCGGCGACTGGGTGACGTTGCTGCTTCGAAAGTAA
- a CDS encoding ABC transporter ATP-binding protein, with translation MAMVEIDGVKKRYDGGFEALKGVDLTIEEGEILALLGPNGAGKTTLISAICGITIPTDGTIRIGGHDVVTDYRAARSLVGLVPQEINLEPFEKVMNTVRFSRGLFGLKNDDALLEDILRKLSLWDKRDSAVKELSGGMKRRVLIAKALSHEPRVLFLDEPTAGVDVELRRDMWEVVADLKRQGVTIILTTHYIEEAEAIADRVGVINKGRILLVEDKDALMVRMGQKELRIELGEPLSAIPSALSEFGLTLSADGTRLVYQYDSNAERTGIGRLMASVSAEGLVVRDVATVQNSLEDIFVGLVHDQQQEDAA, from the coding sequence ATGGCCATGGTAGAAATTGACGGCGTGAAAAAGCGCTATGACGGCGGGTTCGAGGCCCTGAAAGGGGTCGACCTGACCATCGAGGAAGGCGAGATCCTCGCGCTGCTCGGGCCGAACGGCGCGGGCAAGACCACGCTGATCTCGGCCATCTGCGGGATCACCATCCCGACGGACGGCACGATCCGCATCGGCGGGCACGACGTGGTCACCGATTACCGGGCGGCGCGCAGTCTGGTGGGGCTGGTGCCGCAGGAAATTAACCTAGAACCCTTCGAGAAGGTCATGAACACCGTGCGCTTCTCGCGCGGGCTGTTCGGGCTGAAGAACGACGATGCGTTGCTGGAGGACATCCTCAGGAAACTGTCGCTGTGGGACAAGCGGGACTCGGCGGTCAAGGAGCTGTCCGGCGGCATGAAACGCCGGGTGCTGATCGCCAAGGCGCTGAGCCACGAGCCGCGTGTGCTGTTCCTCGACGAGCCGACCGCCGGTGTCGACGTGGAACTGCGCCGTGACATGTGGGAGGTGGTCGCCGACCTCAAACGGCAGGGCGTCACCATCATCCTGACCACCCACTACATCGAGGAGGCGGAGGCCATCGCCGATCGTGTGGGCGTCATCAACAAGGGCCGTATCCTGCTGGTCGAGGACAAGGACGCGCTGATGGTCCGCATGGGGCAGAAGGAGCTGCGCATCGAACTGGGCGAACCGCTGTCGGCCATTCCCTCCGCCCTGTCGGAGTTCGGCCTGACGCTGTCGGCGGACGGCACGCGGCTGGTTTACCAGTACGATTCCAATGCCGAGCGGACGGGGATCGGGCGGCTGATGGCGTCCGTCTCGGCCGAGGGCCTGGTGGTGCGCGACGTGGCCACCGTGCAGAACTCGCTCGAAGACATCTTCGTCGGCCTCGTGCACGACCAGCAACAGGAGGACGCGGCATGA
- a CDS encoding ABC transporter permease: MNFRAVASIYRFEMARFFRTLFQSFISPVISTSLYFVVFGAAIGSRIDQVEGVSYGAFIVPGLIMLSVMTQALSNASFGIYFPKFIGTIYELLSAPVNFLEVVAGYVGAAATKALFIGLVILATSALFVDLTIMHPFAMLMFMVLTCVSFALFGFIIGIWAKNFEQLQLVPLLVVTPLVFLGGSFYSISMLPPIWQKITLFNPVVYLISGFRWSFFGMADVPIGLSLLAIGGFLFLCLAVIWLIFRTGWRIRN; this comes from the coding sequence ATGAACTTCCGCGCGGTCGCATCCATCTACCGGTTCGAGATGGCGCGGTTCTTCCGCACGCTGTTCCAGAGCTTCATTTCTCCGGTCATTTCCACTTCGCTTTACTTCGTCGTCTTCGGCGCGGCCATCGGGTCGCGCATCGACCAGGTGGAGGGCGTGTCCTACGGCGCCTTCATCGTGCCGGGCCTTATCATGCTGTCGGTGATGACGCAGGCTCTGTCGAACGCGTCCTTCGGGATCTATTTCCCGAAGTTCATCGGCACGATCTACGAACTGCTGTCCGCCCCGGTGAACTTCCTGGAGGTCGTGGCGGGCTATGTCGGCGCCGCGGCCACCAAGGCGCTGTTCATCGGCTTGGTGATCCTTGCCACCTCGGCGCTGTTCGTGGACCTGACGATCATGCATCCCTTCGCGATGCTGATGTTCATGGTCCTGACCTGCGTGAGCTTCGCGCTGTTCGGGTTCATCATCGGCATCTGGGCGAAGAACTTCGAACAGTTGCAGCTTGTGCCGCTGCTGGTGGTGACGCCGTTGGTGTTCCTCGGCGGGTCGTTCTACTCGATCTCGATGCTGCCGCCGATCTGGCAGAAGATCACCCTGTTCAACCCGGTGGTCTACCTGATCTCGGGCTTCCGGTGGTCGTTCTTCGGCATGGCGGACGTGCCCATCGGCCTGTCCCTTCTGGCGATCGGCGGGTTTCTGTTCCTGTGCCTCGCGGTGATCTGGCTGATCTTCCGCACGGGCTGGCGCATCCGGAACTGA
- a CDS encoding DMT family transporter, giving the protein MTDRLDNPALGILLICLGVLAISVNDLLIKWLSGGYPLHQMVFTRSAIGLFFTFGFVFWEGGLRLLRSKTPGIHALRGLLVVVANMTFYAAVAVLPLGQATALFFVAPLFITLLSIPILGEKVGPLRLGAVIVGFLGVLVMQQPWKSDTEVSRIVMLLPVAAALFYALMQVLTRKLGATTAASAMAIYTQGTFLLVSTGFFLIAGDGRFAEGVSNESLIFLLRAWTWPTPEDWPVFIGLGLCSGIVGYCLSSAYRLANAAIIAPFEYIGLPMAIFWGWTIFGEWPETATWIGCALIIGAGIFVFLREQARDRPLPGRRSRWGRR; this is encoded by the coding sequence ATGACGGACCGCCTCGACAACCCCGCCCTCGGAATTCTGCTCATCTGCCTCGGCGTACTCGCGATCTCGGTAAATGATCTGCTTATCAAGTGGTTGTCAGGGGGGTATCCGCTTCACCAGATGGTCTTCACCCGCTCCGCCATCGGGCTTTTCTTCACCTTCGGCTTCGTCTTCTGGGAAGGCGGGCTGAGGCTCCTCCGCAGCAAGACACCGGGCATCCACGCATTGCGCGGCCTCTTGGTGGTCGTGGCGAACATGACCTTCTATGCCGCCGTGGCGGTTCTGCCCCTGGGACAGGCCACCGCGCTGTTCTTCGTGGCGCCGCTCTTCATCACGCTCCTGTCGATCCCGATTCTCGGCGAAAAGGTCGGCCCGCTCCGGCTTGGCGCGGTCATCGTCGGCTTCCTTGGCGTACTGGTGATGCAGCAGCCGTGGAAAAGCGACACCGAGGTTTCGCGGATCGTGATGCTCCTGCCGGTGGCGGCGGCGCTGTTCTACGCTCTGATGCAGGTACTGACCCGCAAGCTGGGCGCGACAACCGCCGCCTCCGCCATGGCGATCTATACACAGGGCACCTTTCTGCTGGTCTCCACCGGATTCTTCCTGATCGCGGGGGACGGGCGGTTCGCCGAAGGTGTCAGCAACGAAAGCCTGATCTTCCTGCTGCGCGCCTGGACATGGCCGACGCCCGAGGACTGGCCGGTGTTCATCGGGCTCGGCCTGTGTTCGGGCATCGTGGGCTACTGCCTCAGCTCGGCCTACAGGCTGGCCAACGCGGCGATCATCGCCCCATTCGAATACATCGGCCTGCCGATGGCGATCTTCTGGGGCTGGACGATCTTCGGCGAATGGCCGGAAACCGCCACCTGGATCGGCTGCGCGCTGATCATCGGCGCGGGCATCTTCGTCTTCCTGCGGGAACAGGCGCGCGACCGGCCGCTGCCCGGCCGCCGGTCGCGGTGGGGCCGCCGCTGA
- a CDS encoding MFS transporter, with amino-acid sequence MLMTPIPLSEARSLPIWRRPITLLFLMAIAMPLSFATWSALLNNFVIEVAQFDGSDIGWLHTVREIPGFLAIGVILVIIVMREQVLALVSLALLAVATAVTAWFPTMGGLLFITLMSSIGFHYFETVNQSLQLQWLKKDRAPQILGWLIAAGSGATLVAYGLIVLTWDRLGLSYDTVFMASGGLTLVIVIYCAIAFPQFESPNPQVKKFILRKRYWLYYALQFMAGARRQIFVVFAGFMMVERFGFDVHEVTALYLINLVANMVIGPVFGRAVFKFGERNTLIFEYIGLTLVFTLYGGVYWFGWGVVLAAVLYVVDHLFFAMALALKTYFQKIGDPGDMAPTAAVAFTINHIAAVFLPALLGYLWLTSPGAVFAVASCMAMTSLGLALLIPRHPAPGNETRFSALAPAPAE; translated from the coding sequence ATGCTCATGACACCTATTCCCCTCTCCGAGGCACGTTCGCTGCCGATCTGGCGCCGGCCCATCACGCTGCTGTTCCTGATGGCGATTGCCATGCCGCTGTCGTTTGCGACGTGGTCGGCGCTGCTCAACAACTTCGTCATCGAGGTGGCGCAGTTCGACGGGTCGGACATCGGCTGGCTGCACACGGTGCGCGAGATCCCCGGCTTCCTCGCCATCGGGGTGATCCTCGTCATCATCGTGATGCGGGAACAGGTGCTGGCGCTGGTGTCGCTGGCGCTTCTGGCGGTGGCCACGGCGGTCACCGCGTGGTTCCCGACGATGGGCGGGCTGCTGTTCATCACGCTCATGTCGTCCATCGGCTTTCACTACTTCGAGACGGTGAACCAGTCGCTGCAGCTTCAGTGGCTGAAGAAGGATCGTGCGCCGCAGATCCTCGGCTGGCTGATCGCTGCCGGGTCGGGCGCGACGCTGGTGGCCTATGGGCTGATCGTACTGACCTGGGACCGGCTTGGCCTCAGCTATGACACCGTGTTCATGGCGTCGGGCGGGTTGACGCTGGTGATCGTGATCTATTGTGCCATTGCCTTCCCGCAATTCGAGAGCCCGAACCCGCAGGTGAAGAAGTTCATCCTGCGCAAGCGGTACTGGCTGTACTATGCGCTGCAGTTCATGGCGGGCGCGCGGCGACAGATCTTCGTGGTCTTCGCGGGCTTCATGATGGTCGAGCGTTTCGGCTTCGACGTGCATGAGGTGACGGCGCTGTACCTCATCAACCTCGTCGCCAACATGGTGATCGGGCCGGTCTTCGGGCGCGCGGTCTTCAAGTTCGGCGAACGCAACACGCTGATTTTCGAGTACATCGGCCTGACGCTGGTTTTCACGCTGTATGGCGGGGTCTACTGGTTCGGCTGGGGCGTGGTGCTGGCGGCGGTGCTGTATGTCGTCGACCACCTGTTCTTTGCCATGGCGCTGGCGCTGAAAACCTATTTCCAGAAAATTGGCGACCCGGGCGACATGGCGCCCACGGCGGCCGTGGCGTTCACCATCAACCACATCGCGGCGGTCTTCCTGCCCGCGCTTCTGGGCTACCTCTGGCTGACCTCGCCGGGGGCCGTGTTCGCGGTGGCGTCCTGCATGGCGATGACATCGCTGGGGCTGGCGCTGCTGATCCCGCGCCACCCCGCACCGGGCAACGAAACCCGGTTCAGCGCATTGGCCCCCGCCCCGGCGGAGTGA
- the ruvB gene encoding Holliday junction branch migration DNA helicase RuvB: MEPDPTIRPEPLPEDRDRALRPQMLADFVGQAEARANLRVFIESARSRGEAMDHTLFHGPPGLGKTTLAQIMARELGVGFRMTSGPVLAKAGDLAAILTNLEARDVLFIDEIHRMSAAVEEVLYPAMEDYELDLVIGEGPAARTVRIELQPFTLVGATTRLGLLTTPLRDRFGIPTRLNFYTVDELETIVAGNARKLGVRVEGSGAREIARRARGTPRIAGRLLRRVVDFAVVEGGGVVTQALADSSLTRLGVDARGLDGADRRYLELIAQSYGGGPVGIETLSAALSESRDALEEVVEPYLLQQGLIQRTPRGRMLTQSAWTHIGLAPPRPETPPDLFGK; encoded by the coding sequence ATGGAACCTGATCCGACGATACGGCCCGAGCCCCTGCCCGAAGACCGCGACCGCGCGCTCCGGCCGCAGATGCTGGCGGACTTCGTCGGGCAGGCGGAGGCACGGGCGAACCTGCGGGTGTTCATCGAAAGCGCCCGGTCGCGCGGCGAGGCGATGGACCACACGCTGTTTCACGGACCGCCGGGCCTGGGCAAGACGACGCTGGCGCAGATCATGGCGCGCGAACTTGGGGTGGGCTTCCGCATGACCTCTGGCCCTGTGCTGGCCAAGGCGGGCGACCTCGCGGCGATCCTGACCAACCTCGAAGCGCGCGACGTGCTGTTCATCGACGAAATCCACAGGATGAGCGCCGCCGTGGAGGAAGTCCTTTACCCGGCGATGGAGGACTATGAGCTGGACCTCGTGATCGGCGAGGGGCCGGCGGCGCGCACTGTCCGGATCGAATTGCAGCCCTTCACGCTGGTCGGTGCCACGACGCGGCTGGGGCTGCTGACAACGCCGCTGCGCGACCGCTTCGGCATTCCGACGCGGCTGAATTTCTATACGGTCGACGAACTGGAGACGATCGTCGCGGGCAACGCGCGCAAGCTGGGTGTGCGGGTCGAAGGCTCTGGTGCGCGGGAGATCGCGCGGCGGGCGCGGGGCACGCCCCGCATCGCCGGACGTCTGCTGCGACGGGTGGTCGACTTTGCCGTGGTCGAGGGCGGCGGGGTCGTGACGCAGGCGCTGGCGGATTCCTCGCTGACCCGTCTGGGTGTCGATGCGCGGGGGCTGGACGGCGCGGACCGCCGCTACCTGGAACTGATCGCGCAAAGCTATGGCGGCGGCCCGGTGGGGATCGAAACCCTGTCGGCCGCCCTGTCGGAGAGCCGCGACGCGCTGGAAGAAGTGGTGGAGCCTTACCTTCTGCAACAGGGCTTGATCCAGCGGACGCCGCGCGGGCGGATGCTGACTCAATCGGCCTGGACGCACATCGGGCTGGCGCCGCCCCGGCCGGAGACGCCGCCGGACCTGTTCGGAAAGTGA
- the hemC gene encoding hydroxymethylbilane synthase has translation MTMPTPNSPLKIGTRGSPLALAQAFETRERLMAAFSLPEDAFEICIIKTTGDDRAMIAADRPLKEIGNKGLFTKEIEEALVAGRIDIAVHSMKDMPTEQPEGLILDCYLPREDPRDAFICHDHGSIHDLPVGAVVGSSSLRRRAQLLHRRPDLDVVEFRGNLQTRLKKLSDGVATATFLACAGLNRMKIPGVPMFPIAEVDMLPAIAQGAIGIERRIDDATTQEMLAAIHDHDTGLRLAAERAFLARLDGSCETPIAGLAELDGATLHLRGEILRPDGSISHAGEISGAATEGAALGRTLADDLLSRAGEGFFDWH, from the coding sequence ATGACGATGCCCACGCCCAACTCCCCGCTCAAGATCGGCACCCGCGGCTCTCCGCTGGCGCTGGCACAGGCCTTCGAGACGCGCGAACGACTGATGGCCGCCTTTTCGCTGCCCGAGGACGCCTTCGAGATCTGCATCATCAAGACGACCGGCGACGACCGCGCGATGATCGCCGCGGACCGCCCGCTGAAAGAGATCGGCAACAAGGGCCTCTTCACCAAGGAAATCGAAGAGGCGCTGGTTGCGGGCCGCATCGACATCGCCGTGCATTCGATGAAAGACATGCCGACGGAACAGCCCGAAGGTCTGATCCTCGACTGCTACCTCCCGCGCGAGGATCCGCGCGACGCCTTCATCTGCCACGACCACGGCTCGATCCACGATCTGCCGGTGGGCGCGGTGGTGGGTTCTTCCTCGCTTCGCCGCCGCGCGCAGCTTCTGCACCGCCGGCCCGACTTGGACGTGGTCGAGTTTCGCGGCAACCTGCAGACCCGGCTGAAAAAGCTGTCGGATGGCGTGGCCACGGCCACGTTCCTCGCCTGCGCCGGCCTGAACCGGATGAAGATCCCCGGCGTGCCGATGTTCCCCATCGCCGAAGTGGACATGCTGCCCGCCATCGCGCAGGGCGCCATCGGCATCGAACGCCGCATCGACGACGCCACCACGCAAGAAATGCTGGCCGCCATCCACGACCACGACACCGGCCTGCGCCTCGCGGCGGAGCGCGCGTTCCTCGCGCGGCTGGACGGCTCGTGCGAGACGCCCATCGCGGGGCTTGCTGAACTTGACGGCGCGACACTGCACCTGAGGGGCGAGATCCTGAGACCGGACGGCTCTATCTCCCATGCCGGTGAAATCAGCGGCGCGGCGACCGAGGGCGCGGCCCTTGGCCGGACCCTTGCCGACGACCTCCTGTCCCGCGCGGGCGAAGGTTTCTTCGACTGGCACTGA